A part of Apodemus sylvaticus chromosome 19, mApoSyl1.1, whole genome shotgun sequence genomic DNA contains:
- the LOC127669673 gene encoding keratin-associated protein 12-1-like, translating to MCHTSCSSGCQPSCCVSSPCQPSCYVSSSCQSACCRPAICIPVRYQVACCVPVSCRPTVCVAPSCQSSVCVPVSCRPVCVTSSCQSSGCCQPSCPTLVCRPVTCSNPSCC from the coding sequence ATGTGTCACACCAGCTGCTCTTCAGGCTGCCAGCCATCTTGCTGTGTGTCCAGTCCCTGCCAGCCATCCTGCTATGTGTCTAGCTCCTGCCAGTCAGCTTGCTGCAGGCCTGCTATATGCATTCCTGTGAGATACCAGGTGGCttgctgtgtgcctgtgagctGTAGGCCCACTGTGTGTGTGGCCCCCTCCTGCcaatcctctgtgtgtgtgcccgtgaGCTGCCGGCCAGTAtgtgtgacctcctcctgccagTCATCTGGATGCTGCCAGCCCTCCTGCCCAACCTTGGTCTGTAGGCCTGTTACCTGTAGCAACCCCTCTTGCTGTTGA